TGCTTGAAAGCCATCTTCGACCAGGCGTATGAGTTCGTGGAGGTGCTTTGAGCCCCGTGAGGTAACTGCGTCTGGAAACATCGCGCAGCCGTTAATTGCCAAGGAGCAATTTTTAACCTCAACAAAGGTGCTCTGTGTTCCTTTAATTACCTGAATGTCCAGCCTGGTATGGCATGAAGTCTTTACTTCGGTCACCACTGCGTCGATGTTTGCAAACTCGGCAATTTGTCCGTTACGAATAGCTTCAACAACAAGCGTGTTTGTCCTTGCGGTGTTAACTCCTACCCAGATCGTCCCGTTCTGGGTCATCTCCAGGGTATATTGATACTTCCTCGCCAAATTATTCGACTTCGACAGGAAAACCGCACAGCCGGGTGTTGAGCAGCCGAGCATGGTGCCCGTGTTCGGACAGTGGGCGGTGATGATGCTGCCGTCTTCCAGCCGAATATCGGCAAGAAAACGCTTGTATCTCTTGATGAGAAGTCCCTTGGTGAGGGGAGTTAAGAATTGCATGATATCGAGGTGTATTTCATCTTGAGGTTGCTTATAACTGCGGATAGTGATACATATTTGTATCAAAACAATTTGCAGGTGGAATCAATAAGATCAAATTTTCAGGATGTGAAAAATGAAAATTTCTTATTGAGTTTCCATTCTAATAGAAAAGAGGAGGTCGGGCTATGAAATTAGGTATTAACGGGTTAGGACGAATTGGAAAACTTTCTCTCTGGCACCATGTCGCGAGAAAACACTTTTCCGGAGTTGTTATCAATATAGGCCGGGAGGTCGGACGAAATCTCAGCGATCTCGCAACAATGCTTGAAAAAGATTCAACCTATGGGCGCTTGGGTTCGTATCTGTACGGCTATAAGTGCCCAAAGATTATCGAAGAACTGAATGAAGAAAAGGGTACCATGGTCGTAAATGGCGTGCCCGTGACTATTTTGCGTGCCGCTCGCGACCCAAAGGATATCGCCTGGCAGGAGAACGGTGTCAAGCTGGTGGTTGATACCACCGGTGTGTTCACTGATCCAACGACTGATCCCGGTGCTGACAAGGGCGCCTTGCGCGGGCACATGCTCGCTGGAGCTGAAAAGGTCATTCTCTCTGCGCCATTTAAGATTAAATCAAAGGGATTGGATATGCCGGCTGATGCCATCACCACGGTTATGGGCATCAATGACGAGATGTACGACGCAGCTACACATTCGGTCATTTCTGCGGCCTCCTGCACGACGACCTGCCTGTCGTATATGATCAAACCGCTCTTGGAGAAAGTCGGCGCGGACAAGATCCTCAGTGCGTCAATGGTTACCGTGCATGCCGCAACGGGCAGCCAGCAAGTTCTTGATCGACTGCCAAAGACCGGGGCCACTGATCTGCGCAAAAACCGCTCCATCCAGAACAATATCATTCTTACCACTACGGGTGCTGCCAAGGCCTTAGCACTGGTTATTCCGGAGATGTCTTCCATCGGATTTATGGCGGAATCGGTGCGCATTCCGACGACAACAGGGTCTCTGATCATCTTGGTAGTAAATCTTCAGGATGAGTTGGAATACCCAATTAAAAGGGATGCAATAAACGGAATTTACAAGGAATTTTCTACGGTTAACCCTTATCTTAAATTCTCCGAGGAACAAAACGTGTCTTCCGATATCATCGGTTTGCCGGCTGCCGCGGCGGTGATTGAGGGCTCCGAGACCCACACCAGAACGGCCAATATCCAGGTGAACCTGGCAAAGGTAAAAGCAGACAGCCTTCGCCCAGGGGCCGATCCGATCGTCAATGTGCCGGTTACCCAGGCTGTTGTCTATGGTTGGTATGATAATGAGCTCGGCAGTTACACCAATATGCTCGGTGACTTAACTGTTCGTATCAGCGAGGGGATGTTGTAGCAGATCTTGATCACTGTACGAGCCATGGAGCCGGCTGATCTTGGCGCTGTCTTGGAAATTGAAAATGGCGAACCGTCGCCTTGGTCACTTGCTGCACTTCGGCAAGAACTAGAGGTTCGATCGGGATTGCGACTGGTTGCCGAGGATGCGGCGTTGCGAATAGTCGGTTGGTGTGCATGCCGATTGATGTGGCCAGAGGTGGAACTACTAAAAATCGCTGTTGCCAAGAGGGTGAGAAGAAGGGGCGTTGGGAGCGGCATATTGAACCATCTCCTTGAAAATCTGCGGCATGAAAAGTATTCGAACCTTTTTTTAGAGGTTCGGGCAAAAAATGTGGCTGCGGCCGGTTTTTACCACGACCACGGTTTTCAGCAAGTTGGACGTCGCCGGGGGTATTATTCAGAGCCAAAAGACGATGCCCTGCTATTACGAAAGGATCTTTACCCCTCGGGTGGAAAGAGTATCATCCCACCTCTTTAGCGAGGGGTAGCCATTTTGAGTCTTGAATCCTGTTTGCCTGGGGTCAAAAAGGCAAACAATTAGATTGGGAGATATTATGAAATCAATTGGTGATTTTTCTTTTTCCGGGAAACGGGTGCTGCTGAGGGTCGATTTTAATGTGCCGATGGATGAGCAGAAACGAATTACCGATGACGCGAGGATTTGCATGGTTTTGCCGACCATCCGTCATATTCAGCAGGAAAAGGGCAAACTTATTATCTGTTCGCATATGGGGCGACCGAAAGGAAAGCGTGTCGCTGATCTTAGTCTTGCGCCGGTCGCTAGCCATCTCGAATCACTCATTGGCATAAAAGTGACCTTGGCGCCGGATTGTGTCGGCCCGGAGGTAAGGGCATTAGTCGATAAAATGGCGGATGGGGAAATTTTGCTCCTTGAAAACCTGCGGTTTCACATTGAAGAGACTGCTAACGACCCGGGGTTCTCCGAGCAACTGGCGAGTCTTGCCGATATATATATCAATGATGCCTTTGCCGCCTCCCATCGAGCGCATGCCTCGGTGGTTGGAGTGCCGGAGCGGGTTGCGGATAAAGGCGCCGGGCTTTTGCTGCAGAAGGAAATGGACTATTTCAAGAAATCCATGGCGGAACCTGTCCGGCCATTAGTGGCGGTTATCGGCGGAGCCAAGGTCTCGTCCAAGCTTGGCGCCCTTGAGAATATGTTGGGCAAGGTCGACTGTATGATCATCGGTGGGGCGATGGCCAATACCTTTCTGAAAAGTCAGGGGGTGGAAGTTGGCGCATCGAAGGTAGAGGATGATCTGCTTGATACCGCGAAACGTTTTGTCCAGGCAGCTGAGGAGAAAGGTGTCAAACTCTATCTTCCTGTTGATTTCGTGGTAGCTGACAAGTTTGCCGCTGATGCGGTGACCAAATTCGTGACCTTCCGCGATATCCCCACCGGTTGGATGGCCCTTGACATCGGTCCGGCCTCAACGCTGCTCTTTCAGGAAGCCCTGCAGGATGCGAAAACAATAATCTGGAATGGGCCGATGGGGGCCTTCGAAATGGACGCCTTTGCCGGTGGGACGATGGCCTTATGCCGAACCGTGGCCGCTGCCCATGCATTGTCGATTGTTGGTGGTGGCGATTCGAACGCCGCGGTTAAAAAATCCGGAGAGGAGAAAAATATCTCCTATATGTCCACCGGTGGGGGTGCATTTCTGGAACTCATGGAAGGCAAGGTGCTACCCGGAGTAGCGGTGCTTGAATAATAGAACGGCGGAGCATGGGAGAATATTATGGGTACACGTAAGGCCTTAATCGCCGGCAATTGGAAGATGTACACGACGGTCGTCGACGGGTGCCGGTTGGCACTCGATGTGGCAAAAACCTGCAGTGATTTTGGCGACCGCGAGGTGCTGCTCGCCCCGCCGTATACCATCCTCAGTGAAGTGGCGCATGTCCTTGCCGGCACCTCGATTATCCTCGCTTCACAAAATGTCTGCTGGGCGGAGAAAGGCGCGTTCACCGGTGAGATTTCTCCGGTAATGATCAAGGATGCCGGCTGCAGGGCGGCGATCGTTGGTCATTCGGAGCGACGGCAGATCTTTGGCGAGACCGATGAGCTGATCAACAAGAGGGTGAAAGGGGCCGTGCAGTTTGGTCTTTTAACCATACTGTGCATCGGCGAAACCTTGAGCGAGCGGGAGAGCGGCCGGACCTTTGAAGTGTTGGCCGATCAGGTGCGAAAAGGACTTGCTTCGTTGACTGCTACGGATATGGCCAATGTCGTGGTTGCCTACGAACCGGTTTGGGCGATTGGCACCGGCAAGACAGCGAGCAAAGAGCAGGCCCAGGAGGCCCATGCCTTTATCCGGGGAGTTCTTGCGCAGATTTTTGAAAAAACCGTTGCTGAGCAAACACGGATATTGTATGGTGGCTCGGTTAAACCAACCAACATTGACGAATTGATGGCGCAGGCCGATATCGATGGTGCTTTGGTTGGCGGGGCCGCCTTGGATGCCGAGTCATTCGGTCGAATTATTCATTTTCAATAAATTGTACCTCTGAAAGCTGCATGGATACTCTGCTCATAATCGTACACGTCATTGTCTGCCTGTTTCTGGTCGGCATAGTCTTGCTCCAGCATGGTAAAGGAGCGGATATCGGTGCGTCTTTTGGCGGATCCAGCCAGTCTCTTTTCGGAACCGAAGGACCGCTGCCGTTGCTGAACAAGATAACCACTGCTTCGGCGATAATTTTTATGTTGACTTCCGTTACATTAGCGTATATTTCATCCAAGTCCGGAAGCTCTTCGGTGATGAGCGGGGTTACTGTCAGTCAACCGGCCCAGGTGCAAAAGGTTGTAGAGCCGCAGGCAAAAGAAGAGGCGGCGGTTGAAGCACCGGTTGAGAAAACTGCTGAGCCCGAAACTAGTACGGAGAAGAACACGAAATAGCAGATGACAAATTTGCCGAAGTGGTGGAATTGGTAGACGCGCACGCTTGAGGGGCGTGTGGGGAGACCCGTGCCGGTTCGAGTCCGGCCTTCGGCACCATTTGTTAGTACATAGACTTCCCCTCGAAGTCCAAAAAACCCGCAACCAGTAATGGTTTGCG
This DNA window, taken from Desulforhopalus sp., encodes the following:
- the sfsA gene encoding DNA/RNA nuclease SfsA, coding for MQFLTPLTKGLLIKRYKRFLADIRLEDGSIITAHCPNTGTMLGCSTPGCAVFLSKSNNLARKYQYTLEMTQNGTIWVGVNTARTNTLVVEAIRNGQIAEFANIDAVVTEVKTSCHTRLDIQVIKGTQSTFVEVKNCSLAINGCAMFPDAVTSRGSKHLHELIRLVEDGFQATIFFLVQRMDADRFSPANEIDPNYGKTLYQAIASGVQVLIYQAQVSPEGIHVVRALPFVDNTIVQHI
- a CDS encoding glyceraldehyde-3-phosphate dehydrogenase, whose amino-acid sequence is MKLGINGLGRIGKLSLWHHVARKHFSGVVINIGREVGRNLSDLATMLEKDSTYGRLGSYLYGYKCPKIIEELNEEKGTMVVNGVPVTILRAARDPKDIAWQENGVKLVVDTTGVFTDPTTDPGADKGALRGHMLAGAEKVILSAPFKIKSKGLDMPADAITTVMGINDEMYDAATHSVISAASCTTTCLSYMIKPLLEKVGADKILSASMVTVHAATGSQQVLDRLPKTGATDLRKNRSIQNNIILTTTGAAKALALVIPEMSSIGFMAESVRIPTTTGSLIILVVNLQDELEYPIKRDAINGIYKEFSTVNPYLKFSEEQNVSSDIIGLPAAAAVIEGSETHTRTANIQVNLAKVKADSLRPGADPIVNVPVTQAVVYGWYDNELGSYTNMLGDLTVRISEGML
- the rimI gene encoding ribosomal protein S18-alanine N-acetyltransferase — encoded protein: MITVRAMEPADLGAVLEIENGEPSPWSLAALRQELEVRSGLRLVAEDAALRIVGWCACRLMWPEVELLKIAVAKRVRRRGVGSGILNHLLENLRHEKYSNLFLEVRAKNVAAAGFYHDHGFQQVGRRRGYYSEPKDDALLLRKDLYPSGGKSIIPPL
- a CDS encoding phosphoglycerate kinase, with protein sequence MKSIGDFSFSGKRVLLRVDFNVPMDEQKRITDDARICMVLPTIRHIQQEKGKLIICSHMGRPKGKRVADLSLAPVASHLESLIGIKVTLAPDCVGPEVRALVDKMADGEILLLENLRFHIEETANDPGFSEQLASLADIYINDAFAASHRAHASVVGVPERVADKGAGLLLQKEMDYFKKSMAEPVRPLVAVIGGAKVSSKLGALENMLGKVDCMIIGGAMANTFLKSQGVEVGASKVEDDLLDTAKRFVQAAEEKGVKLYLPVDFVVADKFAADAVTKFVTFRDIPTGWMALDIGPASTLLFQEALQDAKTIIWNGPMGAFEMDAFAGGTMALCRTVAAAHALSIVGGGDSNAAVKKSGEEKNISYMSTGGGAFLELMEGKVLPGVAVLE
- the tpiA gene encoding triose-phosphate isomerase; translated protein: MGTRKALIAGNWKMYTTVVDGCRLALDVAKTCSDFGDREVLLAPPYTILSEVAHVLAGTSIILASQNVCWAEKGAFTGEISPVMIKDAGCRAAIVGHSERRQIFGETDELINKRVKGAVQFGLLTILCIGETLSERESGRTFEVLADQVRKGLASLTATDMANVVVAYEPVWAIGTGKTASKEQAQEAHAFIRGVLAQIFEKTVAEQTRILYGGSVKPTNIDELMAQADIDGALVGGAALDAESFGRIIHFQ
- the secG gene encoding preprotein translocase subunit SecG; its protein translation is MDTLLIIVHVIVCLFLVGIVLLQHGKGADIGASFGGSSQSLFGTEGPLPLLNKITTASAIIFMLTSVTLAYISSKSGSSSVMSGVTVSQPAQVQKVVEPQAKEEAAVEAPVEKTAEPETSTEKNTK